Proteins encoded by one window of Cyanobium sp. NS01:
- a CDS encoding 4'-phosphopantetheinyl transferase superfamily protein — translation MAQATDLTLLKPIPWFPGLSLPELLAADGCSQQDQPLLLAVNRGAGISAPLLAGLACTLTAEENCRLGGFRHKADQDRFLLGRGLLRQMLALWMDQQPQHVAIALGPRGKPYCPGGPQFNVSHSGDLILLALHRCRPLGVDVEQERPALNWQPIARRLLSSQQVDALLQQPVAEQATAFLQAWCHLEAELKAGGWGLAAPPVGGSAGLMGHWRLCLGRGYVGALAAGQASDPSLSG, via the coding sequence ATGGCGCAGGCCACTGATCTGACACTCCTCAAGCCCATCCCGTGGTTTCCGGGGCTCTCCCTGCCGGAACTCCTTGCTGCGGATGGCTGCTCTCAACAGGATCAGCCCCTGCTGCTGGCCGTGAATCGTGGGGCTGGCATCAGCGCTCCCCTGCTGGCTGGTTTGGCCTGCACGCTGACGGCAGAGGAGAACTGCCGCCTTGGCGGCTTTCGCCACAAGGCGGATCAGGATCGCTTTCTGCTGGGCCGTGGCCTGCTGCGCCAGATGTTGGCTCTCTGGATGGATCAGCAGCCGCAGCACGTGGCGATCGCCCTGGGTCCGCGAGGCAAGCCCTATTGCCCCGGGGGGCCGCAGTTCAATGTCAGCCATTCCGGGGATCTGATTCTCCTGGCCCTCCACCGCTGCCGGCCTTTGGGGGTCGATGTGGAGCAGGAGCGGCCGGCGCTCAACTGGCAACCCATTGCGCGTCGCCTGTTGTCGAGCCAGCAGGTTGACGCCCTCCTGCAGCAGCCTGTTGCAGAGCAGGCCACGGCGTTTCTGCAGGCCTGGTGTCATCTGGAAGCCGAACTGAAGGCCGGTGGCTGGGGCCTGGCCGCGCCACCTGTGGGCGGATCGGCCGGCCTGATGGGCCACTGGAGGCTCTGCCTCGGCAGGGGCTATGTGGGGGCCCTGGCTGCCGGCCAAGCGTCAGATCCCTCGCTGAGCGGCTGA